In one Gemmatimonadota bacterium genomic region, the following are encoded:
- a CDS encoding methylated-DNA--[protein]-cysteine S-methyltransferase — protein sequence MPAASFSPPRSATVSRATYDAGFGSSSRVYEQAGARFGMTPGRLARGGSGIEIRFTITDSPYGRLLTAVTDWGVCAVLLGPDDPTLVSNLAAEFPNAARNRVDDGADGWLTDLVTKVAAQLRGELPAGPLPVDLIGTAFQQRVWRALTEVPRGRTQSYRDIAVAIGQPKAVRAVAGAIARNRIAVVVPCHRIIRDDGSVGGYRWGVPTKRQILASEKPHLDD from the coding sequence ATGCCTGCCGCGAGTTTCTCGCCTCCGCGGTCGGCGACGGTTTCCCGGGCGACGTACGACGCCGGGTTCGGGTCGAGCAGCCGGGTGTATGAGCAGGCCGGGGCCCGGTTCGGCATGACACCGGGTCGCCTGGCGAGGGGTGGGTCGGGGATCGAGATCCGGTTCACGATCACCGATTCGCCGTACGGCCGCTTGCTGACGGCAGTAACCGATTGGGGTGTCTGTGCCGTGCTCCTTGGGCCGGACGACCCAACCCTGGTTTCGAACCTGGCCGCCGAGTTCCCCAATGCCGCTCGGAATCGAGTTGACGACGGCGCCGACGGATGGCTCACCGACCTCGTAACCAAAGTGGCGGCTCAACTCCGCGGGGAACTCCCGGCAGGGCCGCTCCCGGTGGACCTCATCGGAACTGCCTTCCAGCAGCGGGTGTGGCGAGCGCTCACCGAGGTGCCGCGGGGCCGGACCCAGTCGTACCGGGACATCGCGGTCGCCATTGGGCAGCCCAAGGCCGTGCGAGCCGTGGCGGGCGCGATCGCTCGCAATCGAATTGCGGTGGTCGTTCCCTGCCACCGGATCATCCGCGACGATGGCTCCGTCGGAGGCTACCGGTGGGGCGTGCCGACCAAACGACAGATTTTGGCCAGCGAGAAACCGCACCTCGACGATTGA
- a CDS encoding sugar phosphate isomerase/epimerase: MDRREFVVGATAALALPSLPLFSTAAAPFKISLAQWSLHKALFAKELDHLDVARVARRDFGIEAIEYVNVFFKDRVRDAGYLAEMNRRAADEGVYQHLIMCDGEGNLGDPDATKRLAAVENHRKWLEAAKTLGCATIRVNAQSAGSPDEQQRLAADGLRTLTELAAPMELNVIVENHGGLSSHGDWLVGVMRMVNHPRCGTLPDFGNFYEYDRYQGTEDMMPFAKAVSAKSHDFDSLGNETTKDYRRLLGIVLKANFHSWIGIEYEGERLPEREGIGATLRLLKRHQAELATQ, translated from the coding sequence ATGGATCGACGGGAATTCGTGGTCGGGGCAACCGCCGCCTTGGCGTTGCCCTCCCTGCCGCTGTTTTCAACTGCTGCGGCGCCCTTCAAGATTTCGCTGGCGCAATGGTCGCTCCACAAAGCGCTGTTCGCGAAGGAACTCGATCACCTGGATGTCGCGCGGGTGGCCCGGCGGGACTTCGGGATCGAGGCCATTGAATACGTCAATGTGTTCTTCAAAGACCGGGTCCGGGACGCCGGCTACCTCGCGGAAATGAATCGGCGGGCGGCGGACGAGGGTGTCTATCAACATTTGATCATGTGTGACGGCGAGGGTAACCTGGGCGACCCGGACGCCACCAAACGGCTCGCGGCGGTCGAGAATCACCGCAAGTGGCTCGAAGCCGCTAAGACCCTCGGCTGCGCCACGATCCGAGTCAACGCCCAAAGCGCCGGCAGTCCGGACGAGCAGCAACGGTTGGCCGCCGACGGGCTTCGGACGCTGACCGAACTCGCGGCGCCGATGGAGCTCAATGTGATCGTGGAGAACCACGGGGGCCTGTCGTCCCACGGAGACTGGTTGGTCGGCGTGATGCGAATGGTCAACCACCCGCGCTGCGGCACCTTGCCGGACTTCGGCAACTTTTACGAGTATGACCGGTACCAGGGCACCGAGGACATGATGCCGTTCGCAAAGGCGGTCAGCGCCAAGTCCCATGACTTCGACAGCCTCGGCAACGAAACGACCAAGGACTACCGCCGCCTGCTTGGCATCGTCCTCAAAGCCAATTTCCATTCGTGGATCGGGATCGAATACGAAGGCGAGCGGCTCCCGGAGCGGGAGGGGATCGGCGCAACACTTCGCCTACTGAAGCGCCATCAGGCGGAGTTGGCGACCCAATGA
- a CDS encoding serine hydrolase, producing MRVALLLCSSLLVAPALMAQADPRIAGFEAYAAQAAKDWGAVGLAVAVIKDGKTIFAKGFGVREFGKPDAVNEHTLFSIGSTTKAMTAAAIGMLVDEGKLRWDDPVTKHLPWFQVSDPYVTREITIRDLLVHRAGLANGDVLWYRTTASPAEVIRRARFIPMAYSFRAGFIYQNVMYATAGAVVAAASGMTWERFIETRIFAPLGMSRTVATLAGTAGKPNVAAPHQRVGGEIRVISNAAVDSVAAAGSVWSSVSDMARWAAFIIDSGRANGRRLLKPATWAELLKAQTMVPPSEFYPTQQLTRPHWMTYGLGWFQHDYQGRMLQFHTGSIDGMVAIIGVIPEERLGIYVLGNLDHVEVRHALLYRGLDTWLGLPARDWSTDLRTLYGGLAAAGDSALVKTQRNRIAATKPSLDVKGYAGTYTDSLVGPLEVRIEDGGLALQFGSEQHAKMSHWHFDTFEARWDNSWQGTDLVTFTMNGAGVVDGLRFAGRRLGRSKP from the coding sequence ATGCGCGTCGCGTTGCTGCTCTGCTCGTCCTTGCTCGTCGCCCCGGCCCTCATGGCCCAGGCGGATCCCAGGATTGCCGGATTTGAGGCCTACGCCGCCCAGGCCGCCAAGGATTGGGGCGCGGTCGGACTGGCGGTGGCGGTCATTAAAGACGGGAAGACGATCTTCGCGAAGGGTTTTGGGGTTCGGGAATTCGGAAAGCCGGACGCCGTCAACGAGCATACCCTCTTTTCGATTGGCTCGACCACCAAAGCCATGACGGCTGCCGCGATCGGGATGTTGGTCGACGAGGGGAAGCTCCGGTGGGACGATCCCGTCACCAAGCACTTGCCCTGGTTCCAGGTCAGCGACCCGTACGTGACGAGAGAGATTACGATCCGCGACCTCTTGGTCCACCGAGCCGGCCTCGCCAACGGTGATGTGTTGTGGTATCGGACTACGGCATCACCCGCCGAGGTCATCCGCCGCGCCCGGTTCATTCCGATGGCCTACTCCTTTCGAGCCGGATTCATCTATCAGAACGTCATGTACGCCACCGCCGGCGCCGTGGTGGCCGCCGCCAGCGGAATGACCTGGGAGCGCTTCATCGAAACCAGGATTTTCGCACCCCTCGGCATGAGCCGCACCGTGGCCACCCTGGCGGGAACAGCCGGCAAGCCTAACGTCGCCGCACCGCACCAGAGAGTCGGCGGCGAGATCCGGGTCATCAGCAACGCCGCGGTGGACTCGGTGGCGGCGGCCGGGTCGGTTTGGTCGAGTGTTTCGGATATGGCTCGGTGGGCCGCGTTTATCATCGACAGCGGGAGGGCGAACGGTCGTCGCCTGCTGAAACCCGCCACCTGGGCTGAACTCCTGAAGGCCCAAACCATGGTCCCGCCGTCCGAGTTCTATCCCACCCAACAGCTCACCAGGCCGCACTGGATGACCTATGGGCTCGGTTGGTTTCAGCACGATTACCAGGGCCGGATGCTTCAGTTCCATACCGGGAGTATCGATGGAATGGTGGCGATCATCGGGGTGATCCCCGAAGAGCGACTGGGCATTTACGTTCTCGGAAACTTGGATCACGTCGAGGTGCGCCACGCCCTCCTCTATCGCGGTCTCGACACCTGGCTCGGCTTGCCGGCCCGGGATTGGAGCACCGATCTTCGGACTTTGTACGGCGGCCTGGCCGCGGCCGGGGACAGTGCGCTCGTAAAGACCCAGCGGAACCGGATCGCAGCCACCAAGCCGTCCCTCGACGTGAAGGGCTATGCGGGCACCTACACTGACTCATTGGTCGGACCCCTCGAGGTTCGGATTGAGGATGGCGGTCTCGCCCTCCAATTCGGGTCAGAGCAGCACGCCAAAATGAGCCACTGGCATTTCGATACCTTCGAGGCCCGCTGGGACAATTCGTGGCAGGGGACTGACCTGGTCACCTTCACGATGAACGGCGCCGGCGTCGTCGATGGCCTCCGATTCGCCGGGCGGCGGCTCGGCAGGTCCAAGCCGTAG
- a CDS encoding Gfo/Idh/MocA family oxidoreductase codes for MANKRLGVGFIGSGFNARFHMLSWTGIRDADVLGVYSPNHQHAESAARYARALDVGSCQPYRSIAEMVADPAIDAIWLCGPNHARIENVEELVDPILRGRAELTGIACEKPLARNVAEAKQVTALVKRAGLKHGYLENQCFSPQVERGRELLWARGAAITGRPYLARAAEEHSGPHMPWFWRGKLQGGGVLNDMMCHSALVVRHLLTKPGDDISTVKPVRITGHIASLKWTRPEYAKRLKKVMGPAVDYAREPAEDFASVMIEFETADGYRVFGEASTSWSFVGAGLRLSAELLGPEYSMAWNTLDTGLKLFFSREVQGKTGEDLVEKQNAEMGLMPVVAQEAVAYGYEGENRHFVRAFLGKEEPVLTFDHGVEVVRMLMAAYQSAEQGKTLAFPPSGLDRFVPDVAKRGVKLPRATTGRRR; via the coding sequence ATGGCAAACAAACGACTCGGCGTTGGCTTCATCGGCAGCGGGTTCAACGCCCGCTTTCATATGCTCTCGTGGACCGGGATTCGCGACGCCGACGTGCTCGGCGTCTACAGCCCGAATCATCAGCACGCGGAGAGTGCCGCCCGGTACGCCCGCGCGCTCGACGTCGGATCCTGCCAGCCATATCGGTCGATTGCCGAGATGGTGGCTGATCCGGCCATCGATGCCATTTGGCTCTGCGGCCCGAACCACGCCCGAATCGAGAACGTGGAGGAGTTGGTCGATCCGATTCTCCGGGGCCGGGCCGAATTGACCGGAATCGCCTGCGAAAAGCCGCTGGCCCGAAACGTCGCGGAGGCCAAGCAGGTCACCGCCCTGGTCAAGCGGGCCGGATTAAAGCACGGGTACCTTGAAAACCAGTGCTTTTCTCCGCAGGTCGAACGGGGACGGGAACTCCTGTGGGCCCGTGGCGCGGCGATTACTGGACGACCCTACCTGGCCCGGGCCGCCGAAGAGCACAGCGGACCCCATATGCCGTGGTTCTGGCGGGGCAAGCTTCAGGGTGGCGGGGTCTTGAACGACATGATGTGTCATTCGGCGCTGGTGGTCCGCCACCTCCTGACCAAACCCGGCGACGACATCAGCACGGTCAAGCCAGTCCGGATTACCGGCCACATCGCCAGTCTCAAATGGACGCGGCCCGAATATGCCAAGCGGCTCAAGAAGGTCATGGGACCCGCCGTCGACTACGCTCGCGAACCAGCCGAAGATTTTGCGAGTGTCATGATCGAGTTTGAAACCGCGGATGGCTACCGGGTCTTCGGCGAGGCCAGCACCTCCTGGAGCTTCGTGGGTGCCGGGCTCCGGCTCTCGGCCGAGTTGCTGGGGCCCGAGTATTCAATGGCGTGGAATACGCTTGACACCGGGCTCAAGCTCTTCTTCAGCCGCGAAGTCCAAGGCAAGACCGGGGAAGACTTGGTCGAGAAGCAGAACGCCGAGATGGGGCTGATGCCGGTCGTCGCCCAGGAAGCCGTGGCCTACGGTTATGAAGGCGAGAACCGGCACTTTGTTCGGGCCTTCCTGGGGAAGGAGGAGCCGGTCCTGACCTTCGATCACGGGGTTGAGGTGGTGCGGATGCTGATGGCGGCGTATCAGAGCGCGGAGCAGGGAAAGACCCTGGCCTTCCCGCCGTCCGGGTTGGACCGCTTTGTCCCTGACGTGGCGAAACGAGGGGTAAAACTCCCTCGGGCTACGACGGGTCGGCGGCGGTAG
- a CDS encoding MFS transporter, which yields MPQRSVGKLGRLSIMMFLQYAVWGAWLPLAGRYLSAPTADGGLGFTGGQIGLILGLAGSIGAIASPFIAGQLADRYFRTERFLTALLLIGGGLKWYTASQITFSSWLWLSILYSVVYMPTLALSNSMAFAHLDDRDRQFPKVRVWGTIGWIAVSWIFPMLYLQHNLHWQWMPPFLVGPENDGVTARLADSLRFSALISWAYAAFCWFLPATPPKRDSVEPLAFAKAFRLLKDPSFAVLVAASLPISIIHQIYFIQTPPFLSHLGLLDSQIGPAMTIGQFSEILVMGLLGWALTKFGFKTVIAIGAFAYFARYMVWSVPSLPVAVQVASQALHGVCYACFFAGAYIYADRIAPADIRNSVQTVFGIIILGGGPVLGGILSGWLANHYATPTGVDFAAIWRVVAFIGLGTGLLFLAAFRERPPLARGER from the coding sequence ATGCCGCAACGCTCCGTTGGGAAACTCGGTCGCCTGTCGATCATGATGTTCCTCCAGTACGCCGTGTGGGGTGCGTGGCTTCCCTTAGCTGGTCGCTACCTCTCCGCGCCGACCGCCGACGGGGGGCTTGGGTTCACCGGTGGCCAAATTGGCCTGATTCTCGGACTCGCCGGTTCGATCGGCGCTATCGCCTCCCCGTTTATCGCCGGCCAACTCGCCGACCGGTACTTCCGGACTGAACGCTTCCTGACGGCTCTTCTACTGATCGGTGGCGGCCTCAAGTGGTATACCGCTTCCCAAATCACCTTCTCCTCCTGGCTCTGGCTTTCGATCCTCTACAGCGTCGTCTATATGCCGACCCTCGCGCTCTCGAACTCGATGGCCTTCGCCCATCTCGACGATCGAGATCGGCAGTTTCCAAAGGTCCGGGTTTGGGGCACGATCGGCTGGATTGCGGTGAGCTGGATTTTTCCGATGCTCTATCTCCAGCACAACCTCCACTGGCAGTGGATGCCGCCCTTCCTGGTCGGCCCCGAGAACGATGGCGTCACTGCGCGTCTCGCCGATTCCCTTCGATTCTCCGCCTTGATCTCATGGGCGTACGCCGCGTTCTGCTGGTTCTTGCCGGCCACCCCGCCCAAACGTGATTCCGTCGAGCCGCTGGCCTTCGCCAAGGCCTTTCGCCTCCTCAAGGATCCCTCGTTTGCGGTGCTCGTCGCGGCCAGTCTTCCGATCAGTATCATCCACCAGATTTATTTCATTCAGACCCCTCCGTTTCTCTCCCACCTTGGTCTCCTCGACAGCCAGATTGGTCCGGCTATGACCATCGGCCAGTTCAGTGAAATTCTGGTCATGGGTCTCCTCGGCTGGGCTCTGACGAAGTTCGGGTTCAAAACCGTCATTGCGATTGGCGCCTTCGCCTACTTCGCTCGCTACATGGTGTGGAGCGTACCGTCCCTTCCAGTTGCCGTGCAGGTGGCGAGCCAGGCGCTGCACGGTGTCTGCTATGCTTGTTTCTTTGCCGGGGCCTACATCTATGCCGACCGGATCGCGCCGGCCGACATCCGCAATTCGGTTCAGACGGTGTTCGGCATCATCATCCTGGGCGGTGGCCCGGTCCTCGGCGGCATCCTCTCGGGGTGGCTCGCCAATCATTACGCGACCCCGACCGGCGTCGACTTCGCGGCGATCTGGCGAGTGGTCGCCTTCATCGGTCTGGGTACCGGCCTGTTGTTCCTGGCGGCCTTTCGAGAGCGGCCGCCGCTGGCCAGGGGTGAACGTTAG
- a CDS encoding TonB-dependent receptor, with protein sequence MPARADSTVLIHRHRWWRFLVILVVVLTTTASAQQAIGTLVVTVRGPDSLPLRGAFIRSDRLGGVTNDSGQARITLPARLVSVLVSHPGYRPNTFEITIVPDVTQRYDLALDPMNGHRSDATVHSTRADRTVASEPVAVRILGREELNLRAISYPTDLTRLFPGRPQLIVQSQGGLVDASAFQLNGVRGPSAGVLVDGLPLLGAQPGAFGLLQLSPLEFDQVEVIGGPATVFATGGSGGGLVNLVARRPERDQVRLGINQSSEKGGDVLFWGSRRQSSTLSASLFADFHQQRLVDSDGDGWGEFPRAIRLSVRPRVYLERPNGDGLMATVGAMSEDRTGGFLFTNTGANLYREERRARRFDAGLVARRSLGNFGTLNFKFSAVSQSIRHAFDEVLERDRRSTIFAELSYHDAIGPVDVVSGIGYLRETLRQRDFAGFDFTHQIPSVFGTVTKALGEDLTATVAGRCDDHNLHGAQCMPRADVLFRPSGQLELRAFAAGGYNPATPLADAAETLGFHAMLPVTTKASRSRSTGIDLQWRRRRIQVAGSVALTRVSLPIRAVPFAGDTAFRLRLINVAEPTRAASAELRVEYNKNPVVIEGFVGLIAATEGVPGAATRRDAELTPRHTFGLSFQWHAPGGAGTTVSLDVRYVGSQPVTDNPFLTTAPGYGLMNGVVSQRSGRARLYLSAENLLDVRLADYHAVFFTAPVAGGRRTPTPWAPLRGRVISLGGLVDW encoded by the coding sequence ATGCCAGCCCGCGCTGATTCGACCGTCCTGATTCACCGCCACCGGTGGTGGCGGTTTTTGGTCATCCTCGTGGTCGTCCTTACCACGACGGCGTCCGCCCAGCAAGCCATCGGCACTCTGGTCGTCACGGTCCGCGGGCCGGACTCCCTCCCGCTCCGCGGTGCCTTCATTCGATCCGACCGGCTCGGCGGCGTGACGAATGACTCGGGCCAGGCCCGGATTACGCTGCCCGCCCGCCTGGTGTCGGTGCTCGTCTCCCATCCCGGATACCGTCCCAACACCTTCGAAATCACCATCGTTCCGGACGTTACCCAGCGCTACGATCTTGCCCTCGATCCGATGAACGGCCACCGCTCAGACGCCACGGTCCACTCGACCAGGGCTGATCGAACCGTGGCGTCCGAACCCGTCGCCGTGCGGATTCTTGGACGGGAGGAACTGAACCTTCGAGCGATCAGCTATCCGACCGATCTGACTCGGCTGTTTCCGGGACGACCACAACTGATCGTGCAGAGTCAAGGTGGGTTGGTGGATGCGAGCGCTTTCCAGCTCAACGGGGTCCGCGGGCCATCCGCCGGTGTCCTGGTCGACGGCCTACCTCTCCTCGGAGCCCAGCCGGGCGCCTTTGGGCTGCTGCAATTGTCGCCGCTGGAGTTCGACCAAGTCGAGGTGATTGGTGGCCCGGCCACCGTGTTCGCCACGGGCGGCTCGGGCGGCGGACTGGTCAACTTGGTGGCCCGTCGGCCCGAGCGTGATCAAGTCCGTTTGGGCATCAACCAATCGTCCGAAAAGGGCGGTGACGTCCTCTTTTGGGGCTCGCGGCGCCAATCGTCCACGCTCTCGGCCAGCCTGTTCGCCGACTTCCACCAGCAGCGGCTCGTTGACTCGGACGGCGACGGCTGGGGCGAATTTCCCCGGGCAATTCGATTGTCGGTTCGCCCCCGGGTCTATCTCGAGCGCCCGAACGGCGACGGTCTGATGGCAACCGTCGGCGCGATGTCCGAAGACCGGACCGGCGGCTTCTTGTTTACCAATACGGGCGCCAACCTCTATCGAGAAGAACGCCGGGCCCGTCGATTCGATGCCGGTTTGGTGGCCCGCCGGAGCCTGGGAAACTTCGGGACCCTCAACTTCAAATTCTCGGCCGTGAGCCAATCCATTCGCCACGCGTTTGACGAGGTCCTGGAGCGAGACCGCCGATCGACGATCTTTGCCGAACTCTCATACCACGACGCCATCGGACCTGTCGACGTCGTGTCCGGGATCGGCTATCTCCGCGAAACGCTCCGGCAACGGGACTTCGCCGGGTTCGATTTTACCCACCAGATTCCCTCGGTGTTTGGTACGGTCACCAAGGCATTGGGCGAAGACCTCACCGCCACGGTGGCGGGGCGGTGCGATGATCACAATCTCCATGGTGCCCAGTGCATGCCCCGGGCTGATGTGTTGTTCCGGCCCTCGGGCCAGCTCGAACTGCGGGCGTTCGCGGCCGGCGGGTACAACCCGGCAACGCCCCTGGCCGATGCGGCCGAGACGCTCGGCTTCCATGCCATGCTTCCAGTCACAACGAAAGCGTCGAGGTCTCGGTCGACCGGGATCGATCTTCAGTGGCGGCGCCGCCGCATTCAGGTGGCCGGATCGGTTGCCCTTACCCGCGTGAGTCTCCCGATCCGGGCGGTGCCGTTTGCGGGGGACACGGCGTTTCGCCTCCGGCTGATCAATGTGGCCGAGCCCACCCGAGCGGCGTCGGCCGAGCTTCGGGTCGAATACAACAAGAATCCGGTGGTTATCGAGGGATTTGTCGGCCTGATCGCCGCCACCGAGGGCGTACCCGGAGCGGCTACTCGTCGCGATGCCGAGTTGACGCCCCGACACACGTTCGGCCTCTCGTTTCAGTGGCATGCCCCTGGCGGCGCCGGTACCACGGTAAGCCTCGACGTACGGTACGTCGGGTCCCAGCCGGTTACCGACAACCCGTTCCTCACGACGGCCCCGGGTTATGGACTCATGAACGGTGTGGTGTCCCAACGATCGGGGCGAGCCCGTCTCTATCTCAGCGCGGAGAACTTGCTGGACGTAAGGTTGGCCGACTATCACGCCGTGTTCTTTACCGCCCCGGTCGCCGGAGGCCGTCGCACCCCGACTCCGTGGGCCCCGCTTCGGGGTCGGGTGATCAGCCTCGGCGGGCTGGTTGATTGGTAG
- a CDS encoding sel1 repeat family protein, whose amino-acid sequence MPFLRPPPPCRSGVLHDLRSGTGVTASDSATAYWYRKASGGGDPQSAFRLALRYGAGTGVIQNEVEATNLMRKAAEGNVDDAWPLLAERYEQGRGVEKSEDEAAQWFSKAAQLDHPGDGAVSPRMTVSASNGLKRPQPKDPKKPRRRWPSAADLE is encoded by the coding sequence GTGCCCTTCCTGCGCCCACCCCCTCCCTGCCGAAGCGGCGTTCTGCATGATCTGCGGAGCGGCACCGGCGTGACTGCTTCCGATTCCGCCACCGCGTACTGGTATCGCAAGGCCAGCGGCGGCGGCGACCCGCAGTCCGCCTTCCGGCTCGCCCTGAGGTACGGGGCTGGGACCGGCGTAATCCAGAACGAGGTCGAAGCCACCAACCTGATGCGGAAAGCCGCGGAAGGAAATGTGGACGACGCGTGGCCTCTCTTGGCCGAGCGCTACGAGCAGGGCCGCGGGGTCGAGAAGAGCGAAGACGAAGCCGCGCAGTGGTTCAGCAAGGCCGCGCAGCTCGACCACCCCGGGGACGGGGCGGTATCCCCAAGGATGACGGTGTCGGCCTCCAATGGCTTGAAAAGGCCGCAGCCCAAGGACCCGAAGAAACCAAGAAGGAGGTGGCCAAGCGCCGCCGACCTTGAGTGA
- the efp gene encoding elongation factor P — protein MAIIASNMRRGMTLMFNGEPCRVLDFHHHTPGNLRALVQAKLRKLRTGIQFEHRFRATDSLEIASMETHDLDFMYKAGTTYHFMNSENFDQLEVEEEDLGDTAKWMTEGMKIVAEFFEGRPIGIQMPSALTLEVVDTAPVMKTATKTASSKPAVLNNGITVNVPEFIQTGERIRVNPETGEYLDRAKD, from the coding sequence ATGGCAATCATTGCGAGCAACATGCGGCGCGGTATGACCCTCATGTTCAACGGCGAACCGTGCCGGGTCCTCGATTTCCACCATCATACGCCGGGGAACCTCCGGGCGTTGGTCCAGGCAAAGCTTCGGAAGCTCAGGACCGGAATCCAGTTCGAGCACCGGTTTCGGGCAACGGATAGCCTTGAAATCGCGAGCATGGAGACGCACGACCTGGATTTCATGTACAAGGCCGGCACGACCTACCATTTCATGAACTCGGAAAACTTCGACCAGCTCGAGGTCGAAGAGGAAGATTTGGGCGACACCGCCAAATGGATGACCGAGGGGATGAAGATCGTGGCGGAGTTTTTCGAAGGGCGTCCCATCGGGATTCAGATGCCGTCCGCTCTGACCCTCGAGGTAGTGGACACGGCGCCGGTTATGAAAACCGCGACCAAAACCGCCTCGTCGAAGCCCGCGGTCCTCAATAACGGCATCACGGTCAACGTCCCGGAGTTCATCCAGACCGGTGAGCGGATCCGGGTCAATCCCGAAACCGGCGAGTACTTGGACCGCGCCAAAGACTAA
- a CDS encoding FtsX-like permease family protein, whose translation MFAENLALALGASVAGIAVALLGVRLIAAAAPDNVPRLDQLRLDVAGVGFALAVAVLSALVFGLLPAVRTARPDLFAALREGSRGASGRSGDWLKQGLVATEVGLAMLLLVGAGLLIRTAINLGRLDPGFDPVGVLSAQVMLPRVGYEDWARVTATFTQIDDELRLRPGVVSAALASQVPMGPGGGSNGLIPEGKAIEGRNAIPSRLRVVTPGYFETMRIRLTRGRAFTAEDRRGRPLVVIVSETLAQRAFPGLDPIGRRLACCEADSTGGPAWKEIIGVAGDVRSAGLASDVDTEFYLPIGQAPPDAWSWLQRTMTIAVRTAGEPAGATSLVADAVRAVDPSVPIFQVATMDQRIGRSVAESRFNTQLLTVLGVLGLGLAVVGIYGVIAFVVARRTREIGIRAALGASRSSIRGMVVRQGLAPVLVGIALGTIASLAATRLLAGQLRGVSANDPLTILVVAAGLVTVATGAMLIPAAAATRIDATVAMRAE comes from the coding sequence TTGTTCGCCGAGAACCTGGCCCTGGCTCTGGGGGCCTCGGTGGCGGGGATTGCCGTCGCCCTCCTCGGCGTCCGGCTGATTGCCGCGGCCGCCCCCGACAACGTGCCCCGGTTGGACCAGCTGCGGCTTGATGTGGCCGGCGTCGGCTTCGCCTTGGCGGTCGCGGTCCTTTCGGCGTTGGTCTTTGGCCTGCTGCCGGCGGTTCGGACCGCGCGGCCGGATCTGTTCGCCGCCTTGCGGGAGGGCTCGCGCGGCGCGAGCGGCCGGAGTGGCGACTGGCTGAAACAGGGTCTGGTGGCGACCGAGGTGGGGCTCGCGATGTTGCTGCTGGTCGGCGCCGGTCTGTTGATCCGCACCGCCATCAACTTGGGACGGCTGGACCCGGGGTTCGATCCGGTCGGGGTCCTCTCCGCCCAAGTGATGCTTCCCCGTGTCGGGTACGAGGACTGGGCCCGGGTCACCGCGACTTTCACCCAAATCGATGACGAACTCCGTCTCCGGCCCGGGGTTGTCTCTGCCGCGTTGGCCTCCCAGGTACCCATGGGCCCCGGCGGCGGTTCAAACGGATTGATTCCCGAGGGAAAGGCGATCGAGGGTCGAAACGCCATCCCGTCGCGGCTTCGGGTGGTGACGCCAGGCTATTTCGAGACGATGCGGATTCGGCTGACGCGGGGTCGGGCGTTTACCGCGGAGGACCGGCGGGGCCGGCCCTTAGTCGTGATCGTGAGCGAAACGCTGGCCCAACGGGCCTTCCCGGGTCTCGATCCGATTGGGCGCCGGCTGGCGTGCTGCGAGGCCGACTCCACTGGAGGACCGGCCTGGAAGGAAATCATCGGCGTGGCCGGCGACGTGCGTTCAGCTGGGTTGGCCAGCGATGTCGATACCGAATTCTACTTGCCGATCGGCCAGGCGCCGCCGGATGCTTGGAGTTGGTTGCAACGGACGATGACGATCGCGGTCCGGACCGCCGGCGAACCCGCGGGCGCCACGAGTCTCGTGGCGGACGCCGTTCGGGCAGTCGATCCATCGGTTCCGATCTTCCAGGTCGCAACCATGGACCAACGAATCGGTCGGTCGGTGGCCGAGTCGCGGTTCAATACCCAGTTACTGACGGTTCTCGGAGTGCTCGGGCTCGGGCTTGCGGTGGTTGGGATCTACGGCGTCATCGCGTTTGTTGTGGCCCGCCGGACCCGGGAAATCGGGATTCGGGCCGCGCTCGGGGCCTCGCGGTCGTCGATTCGCGGCATGGTAGTTCGCCAGGGTCTGGCGCCGGTCTTGGTTGGTATCGCGCTCGGGACCATCGCGTCGCTGGCGGCCACCCGATTGTTGGCCGGTCAACTGCGGGGCGTCTCGGCCAACGACCCCCTGACTATCCTGGTTGTGGCGGCGGGCCTGGTGACGGTCGCGACCGGCGCGATGCTGATTCCGGCGGCCGCCGCGACCCGAATCGACGCCACGGTGGCCATGCGGGCGGAATAG